From a region of the Geothrix sp. 21YS21S-2 genome:
- a CDS encoding (2Fe-2S)-binding protein: MPDTILLTLQVNGVRRTVDTHPMARLLDVLRDGLRLTGTKEGCGEGECGACTVLLNGRVVNSCLIPALQAQDGVVVTVEGLAEGDDLSPIQDAFLTHNAAQCGFCTPGMLMAADDLLRRCPNPDKEQVQEGLAGNLCRCTGYSKIVDAVRSVARQGEGR; the protein is encoded by the coding sequence ATGCCTGACACCATCCTGCTCACCCTCCAGGTCAACGGCGTGCGCCGCACGGTCGACACCCATCCCATGGCGCGGCTCCTGGACGTGCTCCGCGACGGCCTGCGCCTCACCGGCACCAAGGAGGGCTGCGGCGAGGGCGAGTGCGGGGCCTGCACGGTCCTGCTCAACGGCCGCGTCGTGAACAGCTGCCTCATTCCGGCCCTGCAGGCCCAGGACGGGGTGGTGGTGACCGTCGAGGGCCTGGCCGAGGGGGACGACCTCTCGCCCATCCAGGACGCCTTCCTCACCCACAACGCCGCCCAGTGCGGCTTCTGCACGCCGGGGATGCTGATGGCCGCCGACGACCTGCTGCGCCGCTGCCCGAACCCGGACAAGGAGCAGGTCCAGGAGGGCCTGGCCGGGAACCTCTGCCGGTGCACCGGCTACTCCAAGATCGTGGACGCGGTGCGGTCCGTGGCCCGGCAGGGGGAGGGCCGATGA
- a CDS encoding xanthine dehydrogenase family protein subunit M, with the protein MRSFLPDYAIQAPGTLAEALRLMAAEPGAWTPIAGGTDLMVLFNAGRLQGRRLLDLSRIYELRGIEDDPARLSLGSLITYTELLEQRAVHQFFPNLVKSARATGALAIQNRGTLGGNIVNASPAADTPPSLLAYGAEVQLVSVRGSRWVAYDAFHLDYKKMDLAPDELVARIRLPKPQGRGFHFYRKVGTRQAQAISKVCLAAYARIEGRVVTELRVGLGSVAPVPLRARHAEAVVAGRALDALPIEEARRAVLEDISPIDDIRASAHYRQVVTGNVLAQMLTELGRARTV; encoded by the coding sequence ATGAGATCCTTCCTTCCCGACTACGCCATCCAGGCGCCCGGAACCCTGGCCGAGGCCCTGCGCCTGATGGCCGCCGAGCCCGGCGCGTGGACCCCCATCGCCGGCGGCACCGACCTCATGGTGCTGTTCAACGCGGGCCGGCTCCAGGGCCGCAGGCTCCTGGACCTTTCCCGGATCTACGAGCTGCGCGGCATCGAGGACGACCCCGCTCGGCTCTCCCTCGGGTCCCTGATCACCTACACCGAGCTGCTCGAGCAGCGCGCCGTTCACCAGTTCTTCCCCAACCTGGTGAAGAGCGCCCGTGCCACGGGCGCCCTGGCCATCCAGAACCGCGGCACCCTGGGGGGCAACATCGTCAACGCCAGCCCCGCCGCCGACACCCCCCCGAGCCTCCTGGCCTACGGCGCCGAGGTGCAGCTGGTCTCGGTGCGGGGCTCGCGCTGGGTGGCCTACGACGCCTTCCACCTGGACTACAAGAAGATGGACCTGGCCCCCGACGAGCTGGTGGCGCGCATCCGCCTTCCCAAGCCCCAGGGCCGGGGCTTCCACTTCTACCGCAAGGTGGGCACGCGCCAGGCCCAGGCCATCTCGAAGGTCTGCCTCGCCGCCTACGCCCGCATCGAGGGCCGCGTGGTGACCGAGCTGCGGGTGGGGCTGGGCTCCGTGGCCCCCGTGCCCCTGCGGGCGCGGCACGCCGAGGCGGTCGTGGCGGGCCGCGCGCTGGACGCGCTGCCCATCGAGGAGGCCCGCCGCGCGGTGCTGGAGGACATCTCCCCCATCGACGACATCCGCGCCTCCGCCCACTACCGGCAGGTGGTCACGGGCAACGTGCTGGCGCAGATGCTGACGGAGCTGGGCCGGGCCAGGACGGTCTGA